A stretch of the Acyrthosiphon pisum isolate AL4f chromosome A2, pea_aphid_22Mar2018_4r6ur, whole genome shotgun sequence genome encodes the following:
- the LOC100571755 gene encoding serine/threonine-protein kinase PLK4 produces the protein MLSYKTIPLSDSIDGYEKLELLGKGGFACVYHAQCRRTGRKVAIKEIDIWSMKKQNMIDRVRQEVKIHSQLKHPSILELYTFFEDCRHVYLVLELCHNGELLQYLKRNGNKLSEIEARYIIRQVVEGLLYLHKHNIVHRDMTLTNLLLTKDMRVKIADFGLATQLNSKDEKHMTMCGTPNYISPEVATRSSHGLETDLWGLGCLLYTLLVGHPPFDTDAIKSTLTKVVMSDFSLPNYLSNKAKDLINCLLRKNPRDRIDLQSVLNHDFMQEKIICDGPSIWFHQSHFTEDSGFNTISFNKEKCSSSTGLHYVRSIHNPSIEINHHNGNPNLNVLSACRDFHLNTEASKQECCTSNVIRSFHKHSNNFQNMYHIAPSQHSENRQFTVFDDKFLQSFKTFPETSSSNRMADCLSTVRLQKHRHKTKNKVLSILNNGDVCVEFIKMKSKSKEERVVEVIRISSDGQHMVIYRPNKDRGVTLHEEPPPIPVKGADEVYSYESLPQHHWKKYAYAAQFVKLIASKTAKVVFYSDEAKCLLMEDGKAFEAHFYNGSMVSSLGNGDIKIVVNGKPKSFSRPECLDESDKIIYIQFKKYYDHCCLVEKTLCTLDTSANSGVTVFPVTLGRRPIAKEKSDIPTNCKLKSSFLIKSGEICINYGDGSLVKLDTTTGKVKCVTTQGVVMVYDQKDRHLLPEWAKSCLKEIPHLLKPNEQTTGNWKWPNR, from the coding sequence ATGTTGTCCTACAAAACAATTCCATTATCCGATAGTATTGATGGCTATGAAAAATTGGAACTTTTGGGTAAAGGTGGATTTGCGTGTGTTTATCATGCTCAATGCCGCCGGACTGGTCGTAAAGTGGCTATCAAGGAGATTGATATTTGGTCAATGAAAAAGCAGAATATGATCGATCGTGTACGCCaagaagtaaaaatacatagtcaacTTAAGCATCCATCTATTTTAgagttgtatacattttttgaagaTTGCCGGCATGTTTATTTAGTATTAGAACTTTGTCATAATGGTGAGTTGcttcaatatttaaaacgtaATGGAAACAAATTATCAGAAATTGAAGCTCGTTATATTATAAGACAAGTAGTTGAAGGTCTTTTATACttgcataaacataatattgtgcacAGAGATATGACTTTAACAAACTTGTTATTAACAAAAGACATGCGTGTAAAAATTGCTGATTTTGGTCTTGCGACTCAATTAAATTCTAAGGATGAAAAACATATGACGATGTGTGGAACTCCAAATTATATTTCACCCGAAGTTGCCACTCGAAGCTCACATGGTCTAGAAACAGATTTATGGGGATTGGGTTGTTTATTGTATACTTTGTTAGTGGGACATCCACCATTTGACACCGATGCTATCAAAAGCACACTTACAAAAGTTGTGATGAGTGATTTTTCTTTGCCAAACTATTTATCAAACAAAGCCaaagatttaataaattgtttgctTAGAAAAAACCCAAGAGATCGTATAGATTTACAGAGTGTATTAAATCATGATTTTAtgcaagaaaaaattatttgtgatGGACCTTCTATATGGTTTCATCAATCACATTTTACTGAAGATAGTGGTTTCAACACAATTTCATTTAATAAGGAAAAATGTAGTTCTTCAACTGGCTTACATTATGTACGTTCAATTCATAATCCTAGTATTGAAATTAATCACCACAATGGAAATCCTAACCTAAATGTATTATCGGCTTGTAgagattttcatttaaatacagAAGCCAGTAAACAAGAATGTTGCACATCAAATGTAATAAGAAGTTTTCATAAACacagtaataattttcaaaatatgtaccaTATAGCTCCATCACAGCATTCTGAAAATAGACAGTTTACCGTGTTTGATGATAAATTTCTACAGTCATTTAAAACCTTTCCTGAAACAAGTTCATCAAATAGAATGGCTGATTGCTTAAGCACAGTACGCTTACAAAAACACagacataaaacaaaaaataaagtgttaagtattttaaataatggagATGTTTGTGTAgagtttattaaaatgaaatcaaAATCTAAAGAAGAGCGAGTTGTAGAAGTAATACGTATTTCTTCTGATGGTCAGCATATGGTTATATATAGACCAAATAAAGATAGAGGAGTAACTTTGCATGAAGAACCTCCACCTATACCAGTTAAGGGAGCTGATGAAGTATATAGTTATGAATCACTTCCTCAACATCATTggaaaaaatatgcatatgCTGCTCAATTTGTGAAGCTTATTGCTTCGAAGACGGCCAAAGTTGTTTTTTACAGTGATGAGGCAAAATGTCTTCTTATGGAAGATGGAAAAGCATTTGAAGCACATTTTTATAATGGATCCATGGTGTCAAGTCTTGGAAATGGAGACATAAAAATAGTTGTGAATGGAAAACCAAAATCTTTCAGTCGACCAGAATGTTTAGATGAatcagataaaataatttacattcaattcaaaaaatactatGACCATTGTTGCTTAGTTGAAAAAACTTTATGTACACTTGATACAAGTGCTAACAGTGGGGTTACTGTTTTTCCAGTGACGTTAGGAAGGAGGCCTATAGCAAAAGAGAAATCTGATATACCAACAAATTGTAAgttaaaaagttcatttttaattaaatctggtgaaatttgtataaattatggtGATGGATCACTAGTAAAACTTGACACGACTACGGGTAAGGTGAAATGTGTGACAACTCAAGGAGTAGTAATGGTTTATGATCAAAAAGACAGACATCTACTACCCGAGTGGGCAAAAAGTTGTTTAAAGGAAATTCCACATTTACTTAAACCAAATGAACAAACAACAGGAAACTGGAAATGGCCAAATAGATAA
- the LOC100169114 gene encoding tonsoku-like protein has translation MNEMEERKWLKKKEKALLDDNFENLYYACKELADIYVNQEDYQQALSQYEQCEEAANRCGDEIRLGVANRMIGEMYCYLNDFKNAIKHQKLHLKISNSKNDVVEQQRALATLGRTYFLFSETLDDMDNKSEVLNTSVKYYLKSLEVCNKLGKEVGTKTLSEMKARLYLNLSLCEESSNELNKSMDYINKAMKLCSDADLNEELCKCYSIKSTLYSKQDNFSKAIACVDQGLQIASRLSNKKFIGTELLCLKAELLIDINDYQTAKRAMIKAYKLKVPIKNEFEEVVKKLKIIVVMCQVENSLLLASQMDYEQRRQLNEKLGDACVALKKYSKAITYYEKMLENSELCGMTDKSLIPCYVSLAQTYKDNKQYYQALEYFYKELNIYSENSIEACKTLLNIADLMESQYDPFDKIWSIYERAKCIARKNNDGHLELAAVKGMKCLAEDRNQLELVNDLRSELNSLLKYETESAEEEYDVPDIWDDISLKDLSDIDEEEDDRKRKRQKQTTIPEKKNEKGETPIIPACAKGNVKLVLSLLKQGHSVNAGDALGWTALHEASNYGHVDIVNVLLDHGADINNRGGPCCEGITPLHDAAACGHLEVIDCLLDRGANPLVRTNKGETPLDSLIACRNRVILEEKKELDSNKLAHFWSIVERLGECLRKAGHTPPVPLTDVDEILKNGQLPTDNYLGVIPDNHKRSRKPYADIEDFDRLERKEKNIDVEDVYTSGAAEDYKQTISQLKNHSKRRRESEIHYEISQPPLVENSVDEWLEEDIIIKPKKRYCTDTTKHNYSPIKEFNFEDNDNWLNDEKLPDISSDVESNKEVQSFLPDSDEDSDSVIVISDQQKALVKNNYKPLMLSTSKKKHQSKLEHQGFINIKNISAEIDEPVPIFQPMKRDEIARNINRTIKVRVKDRLFLVPIPASEENINLKWLSTEVSRRYQKLESVNPILNLTTDDGALLDENDPIDLVYGLQEVLGNVIGWSTETLIETYKKLCVESNTTFDESISQFLDVLQATGTLDMSDYIMMPNVLNITLNVACHYHHLQLLCLSGVALEDNGMKMLSEYMSNLQQLINLDVSCNNVSSIGIGYWTTSITNNKCLINLESLNISHNPITNAGLAHLRLITQHSTSLRSLYLRDIDINHDCYDYASELYLDNIEDLDLSFNMLGRTGVSGFFIRLDPMRLKYLNVRNTGSSMVLRECTLFLERSQADCLHSIDLSSLDLEDEDLDLLCNCLESAGNLQHLWLADNPKVTQMCIDRIKHLSVKFVHMAGCKPVDISKIDTIDLEQMSISGYGDSTLFKNAPYNVKVSL, from the exons ATGAATGAAATGGAAGAAcgaaaatggttaaaaaaaaaagaaaaagcatTGTTGgatgataattttgaaaatctttaCTATGCTTGTAAAGAGTTGGCTGATATTTATGTCAACCAGGAAGATTATCAACAAGCATTAAGCCAGTATGAACAGTGTGAAGAAGCTGCTAATCGTTGTGGTGATGAAATACGTTTGGGTGTTGCAAATCGAATGATTGgtgaaatgtattgttatttgaatgattttaaaaatgctatTAAGCATCAGAAGCTTCATCTTAAAATttctaattctaaaaatgatgtAGTCGAACAGCAAAGGGCATTAGCCACATTAGGtcgtacttattttttattctctGAAACGTTAGACGATATGGATAACAAATCAGAAGTACTAAATACATCTGTTAAATATTATCTCAAAAGTCTAGAAGTATGTAATAAACTAGGTAAAGAAGTTGGCACAAAGACTTTATCTGAGATGAAAGCAAGGTTGTATCTTAACTTGAGTCTTTGTGAAGAATCATCAAATGAATTGAATAAATCAATGGACTACATAAATAAAGCAATGAAATTATGTTCTGATGCAGATTTAAATGAAGAACTGTGTAAATGTTATTCCATAAAAAGTACTTTATATTCTAAGCAAGACAATTTTTCAAAAGCAATTGCTTGTGTTGATCAAGGTCTTCAAATTGCATCCAGACTttcaaataaaaagtttataggAACAGAACTTTTATGCCTTAAAGCTGAACTTTTAATAGACATCAATGACTACCAGACTGCCAAACGTGCAATGATAAAAGCATACAAACTAAAAGTaccaattaaaaatgaattcgaagaggtagtaaaaaaattaaaaattattgttgttatgtgTCAAGTTGAAAATAGTTTACTATTGGCATCACAAATGGATTACGAACAACGAAGACAATTAAATGAAAAACTGGGAGATGCTTGCGTAgcactgaaaaaatattctaaagcAATTACTTATTATGAGAAGATGTTAGAAAATTCAGAACTTTGTGGTATGACTGACAAAAGTTTAATACCCTGTTATGTTTCATTAGCACAAACATACAAAGATAATAAGCAATACTATCAAGCgttggaatatttttataaagaattgaatatttacagtgaaaatagtattgaagcttgtaaaactttattaaacatTGCTGATCTTATGGAATCTCAGTATGACCCATTTGATAAAATTTGGTCAATATATGAAAGAGCTAAATGTATTGCACGAAAAAATAATGACGGACACTTAGAGTTAGCAgca GTTAAAGGAATGAAGTGTTTAGCTGAGGACAGAAATCAACTAGAATTAGTCAATGACTTGAGAAGTGAACTAAATAGTCTGTTAAAATATGAAACTGAATCAGCAGAAGAAGAGTACGATGTTCCAGATATTTGGGATGACATATCATTAAAAGACCTTTCAGATATCGACGAAGAAGAAGAcgatagaaaaagaaaaagacaAAAACAAACTACAATAcctgagaaaaaaaatgaaaagggAGAAACCCCTATCATTCCTGCTTGTGCCAAGGGTaatgttaaattagttttaagctTATTAAAACAAGGTCATTCAGTAAATGCAGGTGATGCTTTAGGGTGGACTGCTTTACATGAAGCTAGTAATTATGGACATGTTGATATTGTTAATGTCCTTTTAGACCATGGTGCTGATATTAATAACCGCGGTGGACCTTGTTGTGAAGGTATTACACCTTTGCACGATGCTGCAGCATGTGGTCACTTGGAAGTTATAGATTGTCTTTTAGATAGAGGTGCAAATCCTTTGGTTAGAACAAACAAAGGAGAGACACCACTTGATTCGCTGATAGCTTGTCGTAACAGAGTGATTTTAGAGGAAAAAAAAGAGTTGGATTCAAATAAACTGGCTCATTTTTGGTCAATTGTTGAACGTCTAGGCGAATGCTTACGAAAAGCTGGCCACACTCCACCTGTACCTTTGACTGATGTAGACgaaatattaaagaatggacAATTACCCACAGATAACTATTTAGGAGTAATACCTGATAATCATAAGAGGTCAAGAAAGCCTTATGCTGATATCGAGGATTTTGATAGATTAgagagaaaagaaaaaaatattgatgttgaaGACGTATATACATCTGGTGCTGCAGAAGACTATAAACAAACCATTAGTCAGTTAAAAAATCATAGCAAAAGACGGCGAGAAAGTGAAATACACTATGAAATATCACAGCCGCCATTGGTTGAAAATTCAGTCGATGAATGGTTAGAagaagatataattattaagccaAAAAAAAGATATTGTACTGATACAACTAAGCATAATTATTCACCTATTAAAGAATTCAATTTTGAAGATAACGACAATTGGCTTAATGATGAAAAATTACCTGATATTTCTTCCGATGTTGAATCAAACAAAGAAGTACAAAGTTTTCTCCCAGATTCTGATGAAGATTCGGatagtgttattgttatttcagaTCAACAAAAagctttagttaaaaataattataagcctcTAATGCTATCcacaagcaaaaaaaaacatcaaagtAAATTAGAACATCAAgggtttataaatataaaaaatatttcagcgGAAATCGATGAACCAGTTCCAATATTTCAACCTATGAAGAGAGATGAAATTGCGAGAAACATTAATCGTACAATTAAGGTGCGAGTCAAGGATAGATTATTCCTTGTACCAATACCTGCAAGTgaggaaaatattaatttaaaatggctGTCTACTGAAGTTTCAAGGCGTTATCAAAAACTTGAAAGTGTGAatcctattttaaatttaactacagATGATGGAGCTTTATTGGACGAAAATGATCCTATTGATTTAGTATATGGGTTACAAGAAGTTTTGGGTAATGTCATTGGTTGGAGTACAGAGACTCTGattgaaacttataaaaaattatgtgtgGAATCAAATACTACCTTCGATGAATCAATATCTCAATTTTTAGATGTTCTACAGGCTACTGGAACTTTGGATATGTCAGATTATATAATGATGCctaatgttttaaacataacgCTGAACGTAGCATGTCATTATCATCATTTACAACTATTATGCTTGTCGGGTGTGGCTCTTGAAGACAATGGAATGAAAATGTTATCAGAATATATGTCTAATCTACAGCAGCTAATCAATCTCGATGTAAGTTGCAACAATGTTAGttctataggtataggttattGGACAAcatcaataactaataataaatgtctAATTAATCTAGAATCTTTGAATATTAGTCATAATCCTATTACTAACGCAGGTCTAGCTCATCTCCGTTTAATTACTCAGCATTCTACTAGTCTACGATCTTTGTACTTACGAGATATAGATATCAATCATGATTGTTATGATTATGCATCCgagttatatttagataatattgaaGACCTAGACTTGAGTTTCAACATGTTAGGACGAACTGGAGTTTCCGGATTCTTCATACGACTGGACCCGATgcgtttgaaatatttaaatgtacgtAATACAGGTTCATCAATGGTGTTACGAGAATGCACGCTGTTTTTAGAACGTAGTCAAGCAGATTGCCTACATTCAATAGATTTATCCAGTCTTGACCTTGAAGATGAAGACTTAGATTTGTTGTGTAATTGTTTGGAATCTGCTGGAAATTTACAGCATTTGTGGTTAGCTGACAACCCAAAAGTTACTCAAATGTGCATAGACAGAATCAAACATTTAAGTGTTAAATTTGTCCACATGGCTGGTTGTAAACCAgttgatatttcaaaaattgacacTATTGATCTAGAACAAATGTCTATATCTGGATATGGTGAttcaactttatttaaaaatgctccTTACAATGTAAAAGTATCGCTgtga